AAATGCTGATTGTGTAAGGTTCATCTTACAGCTTAAGACCATCTTACTTGATGTAGTCTCCGTTTTTGTCTGTCTTCTTGCCAAACGCGACAGGTGAGTAGACTCTGAAGAACTGGTGGAAGAAGGTGCTGGCTGAGAGCCACTGCCAGTTTCCAGCATTCAGAGCCCAATCACCATCCAGCAAAAGCTCCTCAAACACCTTCAGGAGAAGTtgatgaaacttaaaaaaataataataataacccaCAGGTTCCACATGATACCTTTACAAGATTTGTGCTGCATGGCTATTAAAACAGGTCAGGATGAATCCAGTAGAACTGCAAAAGTCATCGTTTTAAGCCTTTGTATACCACTGCTTTGCCAACCTGTTGCCTACAAGAGCTACAATGCAACGTAACAGCCATCACTTGACATTCCAGTGTTTTAGAAATGTAGCTTGTCTAAATCAGGGAGGGAGAAATTCAAGTTACgacaatttggaaaaaaaccCTCCTTGATTACACTGACATTGGTTAATTCCTACATTATGTTggttatttaaatattttgcatgGCAGTGTCTTAGAAatactgcaaaaacaaacagctaTAGAACACACACTGTCCAAAAGGTACCTAGTAAGATTGCTATGTTGATAGCTGCTGtgattgcaaacattttttcaaagccaTTTCATCcaaaaagcgtctgctaaatgacattgtaacattgtaacatccaAAATACAGACATGCAACTTTGGCCACGCTGCCTTTAACGCTTATTCTTATGATAAAACAATAGAGTCTGTTGACATCTTCTACTGTAGCTATACTGGTGAGCTTGTTTTCACACCTTCTGCCCCTCTTCCCAGTTGATCCACAGGTCTCCCCTGGTGAGAAAACAAGCAACAGCATGTCTGGCCAGGTGGTGGATCCAGCCCTCCTGTCTCAGCTGAGTCATGATGGCATCAATGAAGGGGAAACCAGTCCGAGCCTTTATGGAAATACACAAGAATAACACACAGTGCAAGAGAGTGTATACATCTTGAACATATAGGGTTTTTTTGTTATATATGGAAGTTTGTTCTATGTTTGATGGATTCTTCATTTGTTAatatgtttgataaaaaaaacacatcgatccatttttaaaaaactaagtaCCTCTCTCCAGGCAGCAAGATATTCTGGATTTGTGTCCCAGTCAACCTGGGTACAGACAGAGTTACCCTCCATCTTGTTAAAGTTAGGAATTCCCACACTTGCTGTGTAGAAGAACTCTCTCCAGAGAAGCTGACCATGCAGAGAAACTGGAGGATCTGAGTGCTTCTTCTGCAAGAAAATAGACAGGCTTTTACAGAATTTCAAGTTTGTTTACTGTTTATCATGTTTAAACTCACACTCCTTTGTCTCTAGAGCTTTTATCAGTATATTGTTTGTATAACATAGCCACTACTCAATGTAGCCATAAACGACAGCAGCCCTCACCCCCTGATAAACTTCTGTCAGCCTCCACCAGAAGGTGCGTGCAGAGAGGCAGCCAAACGTCACATACGGACTGAGGACTGTGGTGCTCGGAGTCAGGGAGTTTGGCGAAGTCTGCGGCTTCTCAAAGCTACACACCCACCCCTGAAAGTAGGGAAAACAGGTAAACCACGTCAATCATATTGATGTTGGTCTGATACCATTTCTCTTTCAGTTAGAATTCTTATAAGGATATGTCTATGATATAGTTCATAGttttgcatttgtgtttgcCTTGACTCAGTGTCAGATAAATATATTCTTGATGGTTCAAACCCCTTGTCATATACACAGAATAAATACCGTTTTCTGCATATGTTCATCTAATCTCCTCAGAGCCTCCTGCTCTCCTCCTGGAAACTTCTCCTCAAAAAGACCTGTGGTGTTGTGACCGAGCTCTTCCAGAGTAGGTAGCCCATAGTCCCTTTCATGCTTTTCAAAATGTGGGGTCTTAACATCTGTGACAGAGAGAAGCATTTCAATAAATCACTAAATTTTATCattatatttcaacatttttgcacaaGTATTCATTTGAGTTTTAGTACCTTTCATATCTTCCATAGTTGGAACAGGGATTGGTCTTTTAGGGGCACCAAGACCTTTCATTATTGCCTGCATGCGGACGTAAGTCAGAGGAGTCTTTCCATTATTTTCCTCAATTATCCTATGAAAACATAAGAGATGATTTAAACACTGAGTAAGCATTTAGAAGATACAGCTGaacaaaatgaaattaaagctgcaagttAAGGACAGCACCCATGTGGAGCCATACCTTTCTATGTCATACAGAGTGTGTGAGATTTTATAAATGACTTCTACTCCATGGTCTTTGGCAAGTGCGGTCACTGTTTTGTCACGACTCAAGCTGTATGGCTCTGTGTCATACTCATAAGTCAACTTTGTTACTTTCCACTGGTTGAACAGCTTGGGGAACACGTCCTCCGGATTGCCTCTCAAAACAAACAGCCTGAAAGGGTGCAAAACACATAAGTTATTAAGTATAACAATGAGTGGTCTTCCTTAACCAATATGTAGCTGTCTTCAtataaattgcaattaatcaatTGTTTTTCAAGATCCTGTgagattttttctttctttctggtGCCTCTttatgagctacaaaagcaGAAAAGGCCATGACTATTAAGACTGACCATTTCACTTCAATTATTTTAAATGCCTAGAACTGTAAATTCGGGGTTAGTGATGAAGTGATTTAAAGCATGCTGCAGAAATTAGCTTCTCTTTTATGGGTGGAGATCCTGAATGTGTGATACATCCTACTGCCAAGATTatcaaaagaaacattttaagagACATGCACAGACAAAAATCATATGCCGAGAAATAAGACATACTGCTTTGTTGAGATaagttttatattatttaaacTGCAACCTCTGTATCTCTACCTGGAGTTGAGTTTTCTTAGGCTGCAGTCCAGGTCCTTCAGAGCTCCAATGAGGAACCTCCAGCGGTTTATGCCATAGCAAGTCTTGTTGTGGAGGTGGGGGTCCAGGATGAACACGGGGAAGAGCTCCTTACAGTCCCTGAGAGCTGCCACCAGTGCTGGGTTGTCGTGCAGCCTAAGGCCCTTACGGAACCAGTGAATGCATGTGTGAGCCATACCTTGAGGCCTGGAAATACAAGGAATACAAGCATTTAAAAGCACGTATTATGTAGTGTGTGGGAGGAGTTACATGACGACATAAGTTTGGGTTAAGTTCACAAGTTTTCTGTGCAGCCCTTCACAATTAGGGCAAAAACTTGTCAATATTATCCAAAGACAAAAACTATAAACCTGGTAAAACATGGTGACACACATTTCTATAACATTGTTAACCCTTTGTGTGTATACTTCCATGCAGAAATAAGCTTGGTCTAAGCCTGCAAGTTTTTCGTGCAGTCCTTCACAAATAGGCAAAAGTCTGCATATTGACAATTAGTGTGgtctaaataaatgaaagaatatTTTTATAAGTATGAACATCCTCTTAAATTCCTGCCTCTGTTTCTAACCAACATTACAAAAATGCATAGATATAACACCGGATGAAACCTACGACCATACGTTTAAGACCATTACAGTTAAAACATGCAGTTTAAAGAGGAGCTTTACCTTGTGAACGGTACGGTAACAAGCTACAAAGGGTGTTGAAGCAGGATGTATTGAGGAGCTGGTGTTTAGTAACTTACACGTTTAGTGTGTTACAAAACCGGAAAGTCAGCTACGTCAGCAATAGCAGCCAATCAGATAAGAGCTGGTGTAGTCGCATATGTTGCAGTTTGTCACTTTGCACACTAGATGACCCTAAAGAGCAATTAATACAATAGTTTAGGGATTCAAATAAGGATTTACCATCCATTTATTTGTATGAATATTAGTTACctttgttgtatgtttgttaATGTTTATCCCTGGTTCTGCTTTATTCCAAGAAATGCTTGCAAGAAATCCGAGTTGACTGTGCAACAACTAAACTCTGTCCTCTGTGTAGGTATAAGAGAATACGATTAAAATCTGCTCTCGTTAAGATTGTAAAATATGTTGTCTAGTTTCCGCAGGGTAGAATAAACGTGACCCAAGAGCaacaagcagcagaaaaacaaaatatttatcaCTAAATACCCCACTGGGGTTACGGCACTAATCACACCAGTTTTTGACTGAGTACTTCGCCAGCAGCTCTTCGTAGCTCGCCGTGATCGTATAGTGGTTAGTACTCTGCGTTGTGGCCGCAGCAACCCCGGTTCGAATCCGGGTCACGGCATTGCGAGACAATGTCACGGCAGAGGAGCTGCATTTTGAAACACAGCTTCGTAGCTGTACTTACTTTATTTACTACAATAATATGGTAAAATGTGCTCTTGCTGTCTTTTTGTTGCGGGAATTAGGGAAATCTTTGAAGCGAGAGTAACTGTGTCTCCTAATAGTGGCTTGTAAACAGATGAACGTTGGAGGGTTATAGAGTCACACAAAGATAACTATAACAGTAGATAATGGataaattaaacaatattttggggggggggcagagaaAGTGGAGAAAAGATAAATATATACTTTTTTGATCCCGAAGGAAATTCAAGAGGTGTATAAAGAGGTTAAAACATGGTAATAATAGGTCAaaaactcttttttaaaaaaattaaaagagggaaaaaatagtggaattgacaaaaactggttaaaggtgacataaaaggcaaatatgtgcaggaagaagtggtgaaaatgggtcaacagagggaaaaggtcaaaaagaggaaaagtggcagaaaaagtggtgaaaaggggccaaaaagAGGCAGGAATGggcaggaaaaagtggtgaaaatgggctaaaaatgagatggaaaaaagtgaaaacgaTAAGATAAGATGTTCCTTTGTTAGTCctacaaggggaaattccaaatttacAGCTGCAAGAGTGgtgtaaagaaaacacaaaagagaGTAAAAAGAGCATTCAATTAGGACTATGAATCATACAAATAGGAAATATAGAAATGCaacttacaaataaaaatatatataaacagtatttacagctgttatgtaTATATTGGCTATATTACAAATTGGATAGTGGAGATATTTATATGTATGcctatatacacatatatacataaacAATTATACATGTGTACAGATCATACATATATGGTTTATTGCACAGATTACTTGGAGCAGTTTCTGTTGAGGAGCCTAACAGCTGCAGGAAAGAAAAAATACCTCTCCTTCACACACTTCGGAGTAGCATCCTGTCTCTAATGGAGCTCCTTggtgcagtgagtgtgtgttggagggggtgggggtCATTGTCCATCATGAAGGACAGCTCGGCtgtcatcctcctctctctcacctCCTCCACAGGTTCCAGAGGGCATCCCAGGACAGAGCTGGTCTTCTTTATAAGTTTGTCCAGCCTCTTCctgtcagctgctgagaagctgctccccagcagaccacactgaaaatgggtcaaaaagaggaaaaaatgggcagaaaattttGTGAAAAGGGTAAAGAGGAAAACAGGTTATTAAAGGTATAGATATGGGGAGaagaagtgataaaaagggttaaaaggtgtcttaaatgagttaaaagaggcataaaacaggtaaatatgtcaaaaatgggttaaaagagacaaaaagtgggTGAACATTGTCTGAAAGTGGTGAAAGTTGTTAGGAAGTGggggaaaaggttaaaaatatttttgaacaatagaattaatatttttaagaaatagAACCCAATAAAAGCTTGACAGCCTTCTAGCTCCAAATGAGGTAACATTTAGAGGACGCCTGCACCAtagctactgatccagcactgCATATTGATAcaccaataaatcacaactaggATGGACCcgttcactgggtttttcaggggccctgaCACTTCTGTGGGCAGGTGTGGTTATCACTGTTATTAGGCCATCATTATCAAAACATAATATCTATGTATAATTTAAAAAGCAAGAAAACGGAAGGAAATACAACCAAGAACAATAGGAGATCAATCAACAATATTAGTATTGTAAAGTGTGTCTCGAGGGTTAGCTCTATTTGAATAACTGTCTAATAAATTAATGAACCTCATGTAATATTCCTGACAACAAAGATTACAAAAACAGTCACCCAAATGATCTAATACACACACAGCTAAGTAATTTATAGTTCATTGCTGCTTATGTATTTAGTTTCTACTGTAAGTGGATGGCCTTTTGGGTTGGGGTTATaagaatcagaatcattttattgtcattatacAATGTGCACCGAAAATTGTTTGCAGTTCCATTCGGTGCTcaagcagtttctcatttaatattgaaacaATATTGGATGGGAAAAATTATATATGGGaaaaaagaagtagaagaaCAAGAAGTGTTACCAATGTTTACTGTATTTTCCTTTACCGCACATGTAAGACAAATTAATgtatcttaaaaaaatcttaaaaagaaatcagaaaatactacattttattaaatattattaCTAAATACAAGTTTTAGTTCATTTAAAACTTAATAAGAtataaattaaatacatttaagtgtctgatggattttaaaaaaaatctaaatatgatgggcaaaaaagaattttttctgggaaaaaagtttgatttttaaatctgttccCTCACACAGTTGCTAGTTGAGACCTCAACCTACACATATATCCACTTCAAtactgtaattaaaaaaaacaaagtcaagtTTGGATcatgttttgtcccttttctcaaGAATTGGTGATATTTATCTTGCATATCCTTTCTTGCATACATTGGAAGTAAATATACtgataataaataaaggttgaaaattaaagttGACATTACAAGCCTACAGTATAAGTGTGCGAAACGATTGTTGTGACTTGCAAAGGATCATAACTGAAGtcaaaatgtcccttttttaaggttttctggggattATTTTCCAAGTAAGACTTAAGACGGCCACAAGTCGTCACAAAGGAGCCACATGTAGCTCAAGAGCAACGCGCTGAGTATCACTGACTTAAAAGTTAATGTATTAGGGAAAATGTTCCAACTTTTGATTCAAAACCTCTTAACAGGCCAACAACAGGATTATAACTGCaggctgttttaaatgtgtaaatgtcTGCATTGTTTAAGGCTGACATAACCTCTAACCACACGATTAGATAGAAACGCAATACCATGTCCACTGGGGTTAGGGTGCTAATCACACCAGTTTTTTTCACTTACCTTTCCAGCAGCTCTTCGTAGCTCGCCGTGATCGTATAGTGGTTAGTACTCTGCGTTGTGGCCGCAGCAACCCCGGTTCGAATCCGGGTCACGGCATTGCGAGACAATGTCACGGCAGAGGAGTTGCATTTTGAAACAGACTTTGCTTTATagaattttatttctattaaatTATTGGCAGCGCATAAGTCTGTTAGTTAATCATACGCACGTACAATAAGGCTTAGAAGGTGTACTGAAAGAAGGAAATAAGTTGAgaataatttcattaaaaaagaccACGTGGCTCTATTTTACACGGAAGTCCCTTTTTTGTCGAGACCACAACTTATATCATCAAAAGAGCATGGAAAGTCATTGAAACCTGAACATTATTGCTACCAGATAAACCGGCTATTTTATTTAAGGCTTAGAAGAGGCCTATGGGACATAGCTTCTCTGTTCTCTAATATACTTAGGGTAGTTATACGTAAGAAGCAGCTTCCTCTTAGTTTTGAATGATATACCGAACACGCGGGATTCATGAAATCAACCTGTAGAGGTAAACATGTTGAAATTTGGTGCCTTAAAGTTCAGTCGGAAATACCGTGGTCCAACAAAAAAGCACGAGCCATTTATTGGGGAAATAAGGATCATATGCAATTTAGTTTTTAAGAATgttaaaactgatattttagAATAATAGTATTCTCCTTATTAAAGGGTGGGATGAGTTTCAGTTTCTATATTCAGTGATTAATCCTAGAGACACGCTATCACTTTACTTTGTATTGCCTACATGCTAACACATGGAGGGTGGTTCAGCGTGAATTATGGGTTAATTTGTGAACTTCTGCAGTTATTACAGCtcagtttctttgttttaactgCAAAACATCAGCtcataaaagtgtttttgttccCAACCATGTTCCTGCAGACACGACCATTTCCAGCCTATCGGAATTTCTGCCCCTTTCGTTGACTCTGTGAAGGCAGCACCTCAGCCATTGCTCGGTTGGCTGCCGGACTCGCCATTCACCGTCCTGAGCCCGCCCAGCAGCATTAGAGCGGCATGGCAACGAGAAGGAGACGGGGGGAGAAGGTGTGGTGGGGGTGACAGTCTGCCCGGACCAGAGAGAAAGCAGCAGAAGCACTATTTCCACTACTGACTGACTCTACAAACGTACCTAGGACACCCTGACTGATTAAACGATGCACCACCACCGCCGCTCCGTGCTGACGCTGCTGCCGCTGACCAGGTGTTGGACCACAGTGCTAGGACGTCGTTAACGTGACACAGGATCAAACTTGTATGCATGTTTAGTCTCCCGGTCCCGTACACAGACGATCGAGAAGATGCTGAGCCGACTGATGAGCAGCAGCATCAGGAGTCTGGACAGGGAATGCAACTGCACTGTGAGGCTGCTGGACGACTCGGAGTACACCTGCACGATTCAGGTCAGTGGGGACCAACATGTCCATTCTCTCAGTTCACCTTGTTGTGGAGGACGTGATGTAGGAAGATGGGTGGTCAGCAGGTTAATGCACCTGTCTACCTCTAAATCTGCGACTCCCTGATTTAAGATTCTGCTgtcatctcctcttcttccatTCAGCATCACATGAATCTGTCTGTCGCTGTGTCATTATGGCCAGACGTGTCATCAATGGACTGCAGATATTGCTTTCGTCAGAGACATTGGTCTGTATTTTGAATCCATGTGATATGTACATGGGGATTTAATGATTATAATTGATACTATTTAAATGCAaagcagaaaatggcaaataaacTAATACTAGAGCTACTCAATCAGTTATCATTAGAGAAGCTTTGTACATGCATTGATATGAATGCATTATAAAACAAATCTGGATAATCTGATCATGAATGATTTCACCAGAGGACTCAGAGCGCATCTCTTGAAAGGCATATGCAAAAAGAGGGTTTGGTCTCTAATCAGGAGAGGCTTAACATTGTTCTGATTCCTATTCGTCTATAGTGGGATGGTTTATCCTGgtaggctgtatcaaagcagatttcATACCCGTAGTTTTTGCCCTTCAGATTGACCCCTCGCTGCAATATGTAGTGTcactttgctttattttgtgtctttttggaCCCCCAGGGAGTGGAGCATCTGTATTCATTGGATGCATGTTTTAGATTACCCTCTAAGAGCTATTATTTTCAGCATAGAGCCATACCTAACCCAAAATTATGTCAACAAAATCAGATCTGGCTCTAAAATACAAAGATTTGATTATTTGTTTCCCCCATTCTACATTTGCATTGCTGCAAAAGTTTCATGTCTTTTTGATTCATGCTGCTGTTGGCCatagtttttacattttctataGACTACCCTCTTAGTGTTACATTTCCATTCATTATCACTTTGTATTAAGTCAGTGAATAGAATAAATGGATTTAGCCAGTTAG
This sequence is a window from Cheilinus undulatus linkage group 1, ASM1832078v1, whole genome shotgun sequence. Protein-coding genes within it:
- the cry5 gene encoding cryptochrome circadian regulator 5, which produces MAHTCIHWFRKGLRLHDNPALVAALRDCKELFPVFILDPHLHNKTCYGINRWRFLIGALKDLDCSLRKLNSRLFVLRGNPEDVFPKLFNQWKVTKLTYEYDTEPYSLSRDKTVTALAKDHGVEVIYKISHTLYDIERIIEENNGKTPLTYVRMQAIMKGLGAPKRPIPVPTMEDMKDVKTPHFEKHERDYGLPTLEELGHNTTGLFEEKFPGGEQEALRRLDEHMQKTGWVCSFEKPQTSPNSLTPSTTVLSPYVTFGCLSARTFWWRLTEVYQGKKHSDPPVSLHGQLLWREFFYTASVGIPNFNKMEGNSVCTQVDWDTNPEYLAAWREARTGFPFIDAIMTQLRQEGWIHHLARHAVACFLTRGDLWINWEEGQKVFEELLLDGDWALNAGNWQWLSASTFFHQFFRVYSPVAFGKKTDKNGDYIKKYLPLLKKFPAAYIYEPWKAPRSVQEAAGCIVGKDYPRPIVEHEVISKKNIQRMKSAYAKRSANPESPSKKQGVKRKQPSIADVMKKKEKKK